ACTGCTATAGAtatgttaaaaaatttatttattttttggtcaaacaataaactatattatttggatagttgagattgacataactcttgaactttattttttgagttttaaaatcGATGGAAATGGTTACTTACATTGTTTATTgtcaattattttggttattcGTAAAAAATATGTGGTAAATTGATGTATGTTTGTCAAATCAACCCCGTCATTTGAGCTGGTGGTTTCTTCAGCCTAGAAGATAATTGTGAAGGATGACCAAAATGACTGGGCGTGGACAATCTCAGaatcacttctatcgattttaaatttcagggaatttcagtgaccattttggctaagcCTTAAAAAATTGGGGGAAAAATCCATAAAGAATTTGCTGAAATTTACTTGACCGGTTTTCCTTGCGCCAATGTAGTTATGCGAAACCCGAATTCTTGGAAATTTACATATTCGTGCCCTAGTTACTCTACATTGTTGATTTTTTAACACGCTCAGTGTTTATGTCGTCTTAAACACGATGGATGTGCCGTTACAGTCATGTAACATTCCTCCACGCTTGTAAGTGgggaggttttaggtttgactCACTGGAATGTGCCGCTAAACTGCAGTCATGTAGCATTCCTCCCCACCCACTGGGTCATTAGCCATAATTCATTATTTTGGATAATTTTTCATGCACGAGTTGGTGCGAGTAACGGTTCACAAATCCGTTTTGTTTATGTCCTTACTTATATAGAGTTGTGCCGATATAAGTAAACTTTTGTTCAAACTTTCGGAAGTTTGGGTTTGATGAAGCTTCAGAACTCTGGTGTAACATGTTGATTTGGGTTTCTTGACTAGTCTAGCTGCAGTTGTTATCGACTAATTTGCAGTTGGATGTGTAGGTTACAAAATTGTTAAGAGATCAATCAGTGACTTAAATGAGACCGATGAACAAGAAGTGAATGGGAAGGCAATGCAGGCTGATCTACGCagattgaagaaagaactcaGTGAATACAGGAAAGTACATGAGCTAGAAGTGGATGTGAAGGCATTGCAGACCGATATACTCAGATTGGAGAAAGAACTCAGCGAATACAGGAAATCACACAAGCAAGTTCAGCTAGATAAGCCAAGTGCGGATTTGAAGTTACCAAACACAGCCAACATTCATTCAGTTGCAAATTGGAAACCAGAAGACGTGATCGGAGTCTTTATGATGAAGGAGGTCATGGGCAGGAAATTCTTGGATGATCTAATGGCTTTTCGCGGGGGACCTACAAAGAAGTAGAAAAGTGTCAGGTACTAAGTGGAGCGATGATCGTTATCTGTCATGAATATTTGCCTTGTTTGAAGCTTTGTGAATAGGTTTGCATGCTCTGTGTGATGATTCCCTCTGTGTGCTTCTGCATTCGTTTTGTAACTTTTGTTTGGGGTCTCGCCCTTGACTTGAGATGTGGTCCATTGGATGTGGCGCATTCGAGATGATATGTGCTGCTAATGTACTAGTAAGAAAGCAGCCTTTTGCATTTTCAAATCCAGTGGCCTTGTCTTGTTTGTAAATTGAGGGCACTGTCAAGTACGTTCATAAATTGAAGCTAACTGGTTCTATATCGCTGTTTAACGGTTCTCGTAAACTCCTACCCCAATAGATGTTTAAAAACCCTACTTGACTCGAACCCCAGGGCTAGCCAATTGGTAAgggaggagagatttttcattgtACTGGGAACACGACTCGATACACAAAGTTGCGTAATACAATTggacataaattttttttttcttcaagttttcAACTGTTTGTGTTATTACACTTGGTGTACCGGGCTGTGTTTCTGGCACATTGAGAAAAATTTCTTGTGAGAGGAGTGGAGGTAAATGATTGATAAAAATAGGGAATTACTATTGGCACTTTAAAAATCTCAattagcactccaaactttctataattagaaagaaaaatacacttgtgaggagtgtagaatgagatttttggagtgctaataataattcccTAAAAATATCATAAGTgtaccaaagaaagaaaaaatgttcTACTTACAAAAGTAACAGGATTGATAAGTTTTGCATACGTATATAGTACAATTAATAATATGGAATGTGGGAGAGAATCTGCAAAATGAGGTCACAACTTTGTGTTTAAAGACTTAGTTGTTGATTTTGGATCCAAAATATTGTTATCTGAAAATTGGTCTAAAATTTCTGAAAAACTAGCATTTTATGATTACATCAGCAATAATCCGGCAAGGGGGGTTATTCAGAGTGGGCTCAATAGACAACCGGGATGGAATAGCTGTTTGGTGGTTAGGACATCCTAGTTTTAGAGATAAAGAGGGGCGCGAACTTTTTGTACGTTGTACGCCTACTTTGTTTGGAAACACTGCCCTCATATTACAATATTTTTGTAAATGAAAATAAACTTTTGTAATACAAGGTTCTTATAAACAGATCTTTCTCCTCACGTCCGAAAGAAAATGTAACCAAATCAATTCATTGCGGTTCGGTTTTTATAAACGTATTTGTAATACAAGGTTCAGTTTTTATAAACATATTTGTTCTTGCCGTTGTTTCAAGAAAAGGCCTAGCATCAGAAAGTGattttttaaaagcactttgaATCTCAGAAAGTGCTTATCCAAGATTATAACAGTGCCATTTCATCCGGTGCTTTGCTTCCCCAAGCACCAAAGCCAGCAGATACTTTGCTTCAGTAACACTCACTGTTTAAGTTTTCAGTTCTCTTATAAAGGGCTTAGCCTTTCAAGGCAATCCTTTGCACATGTAAGTTACTTTTAATTGTCACTggttttcgttttcttttcatAGAGGGCGCGGCATTTAGCGGAAGAAAGATTTTGGTGTTTTGGCAGTCAGTGAAGCCAGGTacacaatctttttttttttttctgaaaattatCTAATAGTTTCTTTTATGTTACAAATTTTTGTATATGTTAGGAAATATTTAACCACAGTAGTTTCATCGAATTGCTTGTTGAAAAATATGTGGATCGAGACACCGTATATTCAGAGTAAAATTATCTTGCATTGTTCTGGTGATGTgtaggaaaaggctttgttgggaaaaggctttgttgttgttgttgttgttctggTGATGTGTAGGAAGTAAAAATTCAGCTATGGGAATTCTGACGCGGATTTGTGAACGAATAATGTTCATATGGTATCTGATTAGGCGATGGATTAAGTATCAACAAAACTTTGAAGTTATTAATATGAACACTCTCAGAAGAATGTTGGAAGAGCTAATTAGCCAAACTGAATGTATAGTCGAAAAATTAGATGCCGAGCCTCTTGTTCCAGTTATACAACAAAGAGATGAAGTCTATGATTGGTTAGAGAACGCGGAAAGGATCAAAACTCAAATACTAACTATCGAAAAGCTCGGTGAAAGGAAATTTATCTCGCGTGTACATCTTGCAAAGCTCGTTGATGAAAAAATCGGAGAAGTTGAGGAGTTGCTGAAAAAGGGTTGTCTCTATAATGAGATTTGCACTAAGAAATCGTTTAAGTACGTGATTATCGGTGGTGGAGTTGCAGCTGGATACGCAGCAAGGGAGTTTGTCAAGCAAGGGCTCAAACCGGGTGAGTTAGCGATCATATCCAAAGAAGCCGTGGCACCTTATGAACGACCGGCACTTAGTAAGGCCTACCTGCTTCCTGAGGGAGCTGCAAGGCTTCCGGGGTTCCATGTCTGTGTCGGAAGTGGAGGTGAGAAGCTGCTTCCGGAGTGGTATGCGGAGAAAGGTATTGAGTTACTTCTCAGCACAGAAATAGTCGAAGCGGACCTTCATTCAAAGATCCTCACTAGTGAAACTGGGGGAATGTTTGAATTCGAAACTTTGATCATTGCAACTGGTTCCAGAGTTCTAAGGCTGACAGAATTCGGCGTGCAAGGAGCTGATGCGAAAAACATTTTCTACTTGAGGGAAATCAGTGACGCTGATAAACTTGTAGAGGCAATTAAAGCCAAGAAAAACGGAAAGGTAGTGATTATTGGAGGAGGATACATTGGTCTTGAAGTCGGAGCTGCTATGAGAATCAACAAATTTGATGTCACCATGGTGTCTCGGGATCCATGGTGCATGCCTCGGCTTTTCACTAAAGAGATAGCCGCTTTCTACGAGGGTTACTACGCCAATAAAGGAGTTAAAATTATCAAGGGCACCCCTGCAGTAAGCTTGGATGCTGACACAAACGGAGACGTAAAGGCAGTGAAACTCAAGGATGGCAGGGTGCTGCAAGctgatattgttgttgttggtgtcGGCGCAAAGCCTCTCACTGATTTGTTCAAAGGCCAAGTTGATGAAGAGAATGATGGGATCCGAACTGATGGAATGTTCGAAACAGATGTCCCTTATGTGTACGCCGTGGGGGACGTTGCTACTTTCCCTATGAAATTGTACAACGACATGAGAAGAGTCGAGCATGTCGACCACGCCAGAAAATCAGCTGAGCATGCTGTGAGAGCTATCAGGGCAAGTGAGGAAGGGAAGTGCATTGACGAGTACGACTATGTTCCGTACTTCTACTCGCGTGCCTTCAATCTTTCTTGGACATTTTACGGAGACAATGTGGGTGATCCGTTGCTGTTTGGAGACCGCGATCCGACGTCAAGAAAACCGAAGTTTGGAGCAGCATGGATCAAGGATGGGAGGATTGTGGGAACGTTTTTGGAGGGAGGGACAGATGAAGAAAACAAGGCTATTGCCAGAGTTGCAAGGGCACAACCTTCAGCTGTGCATTTGGATACGCTGGAAAGGGAGGGCTCTACCCTTGATATTTCCATGTTAACAAATTCCCACTTATAATTTGGGAAGTGAGTTTAATTGGTTACTGGAACTCTATATATTTATGTAATACCCtgtataaaattaaaagatCGGTAATGTGTGTGCGTcctggattttattttttttttcttttcattttcttcacatttcattcTCTGTACATATTCCATGGAttgattgaaaaaaaacaaagtgatttcataatttcattgcTCTTTTTGTTGCTATTTACTAAAGTATGTGGCTTAAACCTAATATTTTTGTTATTGATAATGCGTGTGACCTAATAGATTGACGAGAAATGCTTTATCCACACTTAGCTACGCATTTTGCCACATCTCAACTAATAACACATTATCAGGTGTGTTATACTAAAGATTAACAATCTACGTAGCGTGCAAAAGCTGTTAATTTGGGTCCTAATTATGTTCTTTGTGAACTCAGATGTGTGAGTGTGTCAACATGCGACCAAAAGGCCAGTTGTATATTTTGATTTGTAGAGTATGGCGTGAACTTTGGTTGGAACAACATTAATAAcgtaaaataataagaattttttttaacaaacgatattatctacattaaaagaAATGATAGGTTTAGCCTCATAATATACTAGAAATAATGTTATGTACATCAAATTTGTGCATCAGATTATGTGGCATCAATCAAATTTGTACTTTAATTCAAGTTGAGatttgattaataattgtagTAAAAAATATTTGGTGTCCATATAATTTAGTATACAAATTTAGCGTAGGTAGCACCAAATCCAAATAATAAATATCAAATAACATTTAAGGACGGGGAGATATtattttggacaaaaaaaatagttgaattcTTGGTAAActtgaacatccttcatttatttgtaaatataataacacagaagtgcagcataaagctttagaagcaaaaagaacaACAGATCAAGTTTTAAAGaccttgagagaagaaagagagtttatAAGAAACCAGTTAGTCGTAACTCTAGATAAAGGTAGActgtagtttatgatagattatcttaatttagaaattagtgaacctaaaaaagaaaaaataacttTATACCAAAATAGTTTAGTGACTAGGTTTGCTTGCTCTGTGTGATGATTCCCTCTGTGTGCTTCTGCATCCGTTTTGTAACTTTTGTTTGGGGTCTCGCCCTAGATTTGAGATGTGGTGCATTCGAGATGATATGTGCTGCTAACGTACTAGTAAGAAGGCAGCCTTTTGCATTTTCAAATCCAGTGGCCTTGTCTTGTTTGTAAATTGAGGGCACTGTCAATTACGTTCATAAATTGAAGCTAACTGGTTCTATATCGCTGTTTAACGGTTCTCGTAAACTCCTACCCTAATAGATGTTTAAAAGCCCACTTGACTCGAACCCCAGGGCTAGCCAATTGGTAAGGGAGGAGCGATTTTCATTGTGCCGGGAACATGACTCTATACACAAAGTTGCGTAATACAATTGGGcagaaatttttttcttcttcaagtttTCAACCGTTTGTGTTGTTACACTTGGTGTACCGGGCTGTGTTTCtggcacactgaaaaatttcttgtGAGAGAGGAGTGGAGGTAAATGATTGATAAAAATAGGGAATTactattggcactccaaaaatctcaattagcactccaaactttctataattagaaagaaaaatacacttgtgaggagtgtagaatgagatttttggagtgctaattcCCTAAAAATATCATAAGTgtaccaaagaaagaaaaaatgttcTACTTCTTACAAAAGTAACAGGATTGATAAGTTTTGCATACGTATATAGTACAATTAATAATATGGAATGTAAGAGAGAATCTGCAAAATGAGGTCACAACTTTGTGTTTAAAGACTTGGTTGTTGATTTTGGATCCAAAATATTGTTATCTGAAAATTGGTCTAAAATTTCTTAAAAACTGGTATTTTATGATTACATCGGCAATAATCCGGCAAGGGGGGTTATTCAGAGTGGGCTCAATAGACAACCAAGATGGAATAGCTGTTTGGTGGTTAGGACATCTTATTTTTAGAGATAAAGAGGGGTGCAAACTTTTTATACGTTGTACGCCTACTTTGTTTGGAAACACTGCCCTCATATTACAATATTTTTGTTAATGAAAATAAACTTTTGTTAATGGTTCAATAGATCTTTCTCCTCACGTCCAAAAGAAAATGTAACCAAATCAATTCATTGCAGTTCGGTTTTTATAAACGTATTTGTAATACAAGGTTCAGTTTTTATAAA
This window of the Malus domestica chromosome 03, GDT2T_hap1 genome carries:
- the LOC103430128 gene encoding uncharacterized protein — encoded protein: MGISDYISGTTDSLKRNAPGLTAVKNLCSTAYGYGSGAVTQIDNAVRGNLNQYLGDAEGRAKIVRFSSSIAKHTALESLKTVPGYKIVKRSISDLNETDEQEVNGKAMQADLRRLKKELSEYRKVHELEVDVKALQTDILRLEKELSEYRKSHKQVQLDKPSADLKLPNTANIHSVANWKPEDVIGVFMMKEVMGRKFLDDLMAFRGGPTKK
- the LOC103430138 gene encoding monodehydroascorbate reductase, seedling isozyme-like; translation: MGILTRICERIMFIWYLIRRWIKYQQNFEVINMNTLRRMLEELISQTECIVEKLDAEPLVPVIQQRDEVYDWLENAERIKTQILTIEKLGERKFISRVHLAKLVDEKIGEVEELLKKGCLYNEICTKKSFKYVIIGGGVAAGYAAREFVKQGLKPGELAIISKEAVAPYERPALSKAYLLPEGAARLPGFHVCVGSGGEKLLPEWYAEKGIELLLSTEIVEADLHSKILTSETGGMFEFETLIIATGSRVLRLTEFGVQGADAKNIFYLREISDADKLVEAIKAKKNGKVVIIGGGYIGLEVGAAMRINKFDVTMVSRDPWCMPRLFTKEIAAFYEGYYANKGVKIIKGTPAVSLDADTNGDVKAVKLKDGRVLQADIVVVGVGAKPLTDLFKGQVDEENDGIRTDGMFETDVPYVYAVGDVATFPMKLYNDMRRVEHVDHARKSAEHAVRAIRASEEGKCIDEYDYVPYFYSRAFNLSWTFYGDNVGDPLLFGDRDPTSRKPKFGAAWIKDGRIVGTFLEGGTDEENKAIARVARAQPSAVHLDTLEREGSTLDISMLTNSHL